A window of Aurantibacillus circumpalustris genomic DNA:
GAGTAGGTGTTGGATTCACCACAACCGTGTTGGAAGTGCTGGCTGTACAACTGTTAGCGGCAGTTACCGTTAGATTGTACACGCCACTATTGTTAGGAATAGCTCCTGCAATAATTGGATACTGTTGTGATGAAGAATAACCTACCGGTCCGTTCCAAAAATAAGATTGCCCACCATTGGCAAACAGACTTAAATTTTGTCCGTTACAAATAGGACTGTTACTACTCATTAAAGCAAAAGGAACTGGCTTTAAAATAATGCTTGCCGTGGCAATAGAAGTACAACCCAAAGCACTTCCAACAACAGAGTATTGCTGGGTTACATTGGGATTATCAGCAAAGCTATTACCAATAGCGGTTCCGTTCCAAGTATATGAGCTTGCCCCGTTAGCTGTAAGAGTGCCTGTTTGCAATGGACAAATAGAAACGTTACTTACCGAGAGAACAGGGTTTTGAATAAAATCGACAGAAATGGTTTGGCTGACAAGACAGTTTAAAGAATCTCTGCTACTCAAAGTGTAAACAGGTGTTCCTGCAACAGCCTGACTAACGGTTCTGGTGTTGTTTATCACGCTGCCTGTCCAAGTATATGTATAACCACTACCAAGTAAATAAGGAGTTCCACCTGAGTTAACACCACTCAAAGTAACGCTGGTTCCAGCGCAAGTGGTAGGACTCGAGGAGGAAAGAACTAAATTTAAAGGAGGTGGTTGACTGATGTAAAACGATTGATTAATGTCGCAACCAGTAAGAGCGTCAGTGACGGAAATAGACCAGATCCCGGCACTCAAAGAAGGTGTGGGACTAGTGTAGGTGGTGGTGAGACTTGTCCACAAATAATTTACAGAACCTGATCCTCCACCAATATTAGTAACATTGGCGGTGGCTGTATTTGCTCCGTTGCAAGTAACACTGCCAGCATAATTTAAAGTCCCTGTGAGTGGAATAAGTGAGGTAAATAAGGTGGTAGCGGTGTAAGTATAATTGTTTCCAAAGTCAAACACAGTAAGCGTGTATGTGCCAGGACTTAGACCAGTAGCCACTGAATTTGCTTGAGCAGAAGGCATCCAGGTGTAAGAAAACGGGCCTACGCCACCTGTAGCAACTACAGTTGCGGAGCCAAGGTTAGCACAGGTAATAGAGGTGCTCGTAACAGAAATACAAGGTTGATTAATATTAACCACTTGTTTTATTGTATCAGTACCGCCACCACAACTATAATATAAAATAAGATTTACAGAATAAGTACCAAGATTTGTAAACGCGTGAACAGGTGAAACGAGTGTTGATGTGTTTGCCGAACCCGAAGCCGGATCGCCGAAATTCCATTGTAGGCCGGTAAGAGAATAACCAGACGAGGAACACCCAACTGTAGTGATGGAAGGGTTGTAAGAAGAATTAAATAGAGCAGATTGACAACCGTAGCTGTTACTAACCGTATAAGTGTATGGGGTTGGCGTAGGATGCTGTACAAAATAACTGCACATAAAATTAGGAAGGCCGTACCAAGAAGTTTTTGGAGTGGTGGTTTGCCCAAGGGCAGTAAAACCGCACGCCGCTCCTAAGGCATTCGGGTTATTAATAACGTCAAGGTTAGTCGTGTTATAAACTGGATAGTATATTTTACCATTCCGAGCTAACTGCAAAGAGGTTGCCCAGTAGCCTGATGCTAATGATACGGTATAAATGCTTGCGGCAATTGCAGTTGGTGATCCTGCACATAAATTCCATTGAAGTAATTCTGTAGTGTAAGAAGGGCTTATGTAGTAATAACGGGCGCCGTAAAATTTTGTTCCATCGGGAGAAAACTCGCAAGCCATACCGCCACCGTTCCAGTTGTTATTTAGTACCACCGTGGAAACTGGAAGAGAAAGCGAATTTGAAACAACTCCCGTAGTATTATCAAAATCATAAAGCTCAAAAGATTGGTTGAGGTTTATATTATTAATATTATTGTTGTTATAATTTGCAACTCCTAATTTTTTACCATTTGGTGAAAATTTAATATTCCCCCAATAGTCATAATTTCCATTATTCCAAACGGTATAAGTAGAAGCCGGGGAAACAATTGCAGTGGTATTAATTCCCGTGGATGTTAAAAGATACGCCCGAAAATTTGGTGTATAGGTACCAGTGTTAATTGAACTGTTCCAATAAGATTCTTTGATTAGAATCCAAATATCGTTCCCGTTGCAATGCCTGGTTGCAGTTACTTTACTACCAACACCTGCTGAGGATGTTAGGGTTGTGTACAGTGTGGCATTCTTTGTGGTTACAGATCCTTGACCTGCCGCTAAACTCATGTCAACGACAGAATAATAAATGGTACTGGTGCAATTAAAACAATTGTTCCATTGCATATAAACCACATAGTATAGGTTTGTATTGCCAGGTTGTTTTAAAATAATACAGTTTTGAGGGCCATTCCAACCCAATAAACCACTTCCATTTGCCATAATAGCATGGGTATTGTCCCAAATATTTTGGCCATTCGCGTAAAATAATAAATTACCGTTTGCATCTGACATTGTAGCTGAAGAGTAATTGCTACTCATTGTGCTGGTAGTTAAAGGAGTCGGAGGATTTGTACTAAAACTTAACCCTGCTCCATTGCCAAAATACCAGTTATTGGTTTGATTTTGAGAGAGTCCAGATAAACTGAACAAAGTGAAGAAAAGAAGTGTTGAGATTTTTTTGATCATTTTCGAGCTAAAACAGTTCCTAAAAGGTTCAATATAGCTAAAATGGGTTAAAAAATCAAGTGGTTTTAATCACTGAAAGCACTAATTCAATCAATTAAAGGTATGGTTCACCGTTCCTTTAGGTGAAATATCACTACGCCAACCAAATAAAAATAGAAAATATTTGTGATATATTTAATAAACGGCTCTAAATAAAACTAAAGAAATAATTAGTAAAAAGGATTATGTTTAACTTAGTGATACCCTAGTTTAAACCAATAGCATTGATATATTGACAATTATTTTATCTTTGACCTCCTAAACTATGGAGAGTAAAAAGTTTATTGATATTGATAAAGTTCTTAAAGAAAAAGCATATAAACTGTATAGATGGTTGCCTAGGTTCACCATAAACTGGCTAAAGAGAACATTACACGAGAAAGAAATTAATGCTGCTATGGAGCAGTTAAAAAACGATAAGGGTCTTGATTTTAACAGGAAGGCTTTAGAAATCCTTGAAGCAAAAGTCGAATCGGTAAATCCTGAAAACATACCTCTAAAAGGAAATGTAACGGTGGCATCTAATCATCCACTTGGAGGATTAGATGGTATGGCACTCATAAAAGCGGTTGGCGAGTTACGCCCTGATGTTCATTTTTTCGTCAATGATATCTTAAAAAACCTTACGAATTATGGTGATGTTTTTGTTGCTGTAAATAAGTTAGGGGCTGCTTCTGCTGGTTCTCTGAGAACAATGGAGGAGATTTTTCGTCAGGGGGGAGCGGTTCTTATTTTTCCTGCGGGATTGGTTTCAAGAAAACAGGAAGGTGTTGTTAGAGATTTGAGTTGGAAAAAGAGTTTTGTTACTCAAGCAATAGATCATAAACGCATAGTGGTACCAACGTTTATCGAAGGTGTGAATTCGAATTTTTTCTACAATTTTGCCTATTGGAGAAAGCGTCTTGGTATAAAGGCTAATATAGAAATGCTCTTTTTACCCGATGAAATGTTTAGCGCAAACAAAAAAACCATACGTATTCATTTCGGTAAACCTTTTAGTTATGAAGTGTTTGATTCTTCAAAAAGCCATAAAGCCTGGGCAGATTGTATTTATAAGTTTATTTATTCCCCAGAGTTTATGACAGGTATGCCATTCGAAGAATTTATAAAACTCACAAAAAAGAACAACTAAATCAAAGATTTTTGTTAGCGTGTTTTTTGATTTAAATAGACCAGTAAGATAATTTAAACAAAAAAAGAGGGTAAAAAAACCCTCTTTTTGAATAAGTTGGCGGAAACAAGAAACAGACGAGAGTCTGCAAGATCTTACCCAAAAAAGACCTCTCATTTCCGCCACAGCAAATGTAGTATTTTGATTGAAAGAATGAAATAATTTGTGATAAATTTCAATTTGTCCTAAAAACTTGATAATTCTAAGTAAAACACTCTACCAAGCAGTTTAATCGCAAACTATTTTCTAATTATCAGTTCATTAAAAAACTCGGTTTCGTCTTTTAACAAACGCACCAAGTAAATTCCATCTGGCGTTGAAAGCAAGCTAAACGGAATTGTATACTTACCCTGGTGTTGAGCCTTAATATCGACTAGCGTTTTGATCCGTTTTCCGTTTGAGTCCAAAATTTCAAGAATTATATCGCATCTCTTCGATAAATCATATTGAACAAAAAACTCACCTTTAGAAGGATTAGGATAGACACTTAAATCAGTGTTTTCTTCAAAGAATTCATACGACTCTTTCTCAGTCGGAAATGTTTCTTTATTTGTCAGAATCGTTTCTCCCATTGTAAAACATTCCGAAGTGTTTTGTGCTTCAATAACTGGCGGCATGACTGCTTTAGTAATTGTGTCTTCAGCTAGAGGCATAGCTATATATCTTAAACCACCATTAATCATTGATTCGATTTCTATTTTGGTTGAGCTTGTGTCAATTGCTCGAATAGTATCGTCTCTCGTAACTTGGCTCTGAATTTTTATTTTACCTTTAGCGTAGTGTTTGGTTTGTGTTGTTTTCACTTCTATTTTCCCTATTGTCTGACCTTGTATATCCGTGCAACTAAATAATAAACTGCCAAATACAAGAAATAAAGCAATGCCAAAACTCTTTGTAGTACTTATATTTTTAGGAAGTTTATTTAGATCGACATGAATCTTAATAGGCCTGTTTAACTGACTCTTTCTAAAATGTCCACAAATATTTTCTCCCTTCTTTTCGAGTAGTAAGTTATTAATTTCCAGGTCTGTTTTGGAGGAAAAATCTATAACAGATTTGTTGCAAGTTTCGCAATGTTTTCCCTGTAAATTTTCTTGCATGTTATTCCAATCCTCATGGCAAGGCTCTGGAATTTGAATATAATAACTGTCGTTTTTCATGATACTGTATTTTTAATTAAGATGCAGAGGACTTAATTTTTCCATAAAAAGAAACACTTTGCATTAATAAATTATTGTGGTTTATTCTCTAAAGGTTTTTTTCGATTCGAAATATGATTTAAAGGATTAAATTCGTGTAATGCAAAGTTTAATTTAACCTAAGAAATTGCAAGTGATTTATGGCTAATAAAAGCTCCATTCAAAAAATAACAGACACTGAACAAGTAACCGAATGGATGCTTAATTCTATTTATCCTTTAAAACCTGAGATAGAAAAATTAAGAACAATAATTAAAAACTCGGATAAAAGAATAAGCGAAAGAATTAAATGGAACGCGCCAAGTTATTATTACATGGAAGATATTGTAACATTTGGACCTGACAGGAAAGGAAGAATTTTGTTAGTATTTCACCACCCTTATGTTGTTAAAATAAAATCAGATTTATTAGAAGGGAACTATAAAGATAGACGATTAGCCTATTTTTCTGACTCAAAAGAGGTTCAGTTAGGTAAAAAGGAACTTGAAAGAATAATTAAAGAAATAGTAAATACGATCGCGAAAAAAGTGAATAATGTCGATTTTAGAATTGAATGAAATCTAACCTAAAAGAATAATTTGCACCAGAAAATGGACAGTGAAAAACAAAAAATGCTTGATGGAGAACTGTACTCTCCCTTTTCAAAGGAGTTAAATGATGATCGGGTAAAAGCGAAAAAACTGCTTCATAAGCTAAATGTTACCGAGTACTTAATGAGTGCTAATTCAGCTTTGATTTTAAAAGAACTGCTACCGAATGCTCCAAAAGATATTTACATTGAGCCGCCTTTTCATTGCGATTATGGTTATAATATTCACTGTGGAAGTCGCGTATATTTTAATGTTAACTGCGTTGTTCTAGATGTTATGAAAGTAACCATTG
This region includes:
- a CDS encoding 1-acyl-sn-glycerol-3-phosphate acyltransferase; the protein is MESKKFIDIDKVLKEKAYKLYRWLPRFTINWLKRTLHEKEINAAMEQLKNDKGLDFNRKALEILEAKVESVNPENIPLKGNVTVASNHPLGGLDGMALIKAVGELRPDVHFFVNDILKNLTNYGDVFVAVNKLGAASAGSLRTMEEIFRQGGAVLIFPAGLVSRKQEGVVRDLSWKKSFVTQAIDHKRIVVPTFIEGVNSNFFYNFAYWRKRLGIKANIEMLFLPDEMFSANKKTIRIHFGKPFSYEVFDSSKSHKAWADCIYKFIYSPEFMTGMPFEEFIKLTKKNN
- a CDS encoding T9SS type B sorting domain-containing protein encodes the protein MIKKISTLLFFTLFSLSGLSQNQTNNWYFGNGAGLSFSTNPPTPLTTSTMSSNYSSATMSDANGNLLFYANGQNIWDNTHAIMANGSGLLGWNGPQNCIILKQPGNTNLYYVVYMQWNNCFNCTSTIYYSVVDMSLAAGQGSVTTKNATLYTTLTSSAGVGSKVTATRHCNGNDIWILIKESYWNSSINTGTYTPNFRAYLLTSTGINTTAIVSPASTYTVWNNGNYDYWGNIKFSPNGKKLGVANYNNNNINNINLNQSFELYDFDNTTGVVSNSLSLPVSTVVLNNNWNGGGMACEFSPDGTKFYGARYYYISPSYTTELLQWNLCAGSPTAIAASIYTVSLASGYWATSLQLARNGKIYYPVYNTTNLDVINNPNALGAACGFTALGQTTTPKTSWYGLPNFMCSYFVQHPTPTPYTYTVSNSYGCQSALFNSSYNPSITTVGCSSSGYSLTGLQWNFGDPASGSANTSTLVSPVHAFTNLGTYSVNLILYYSCGGGTDTIKQVVNINQPCISVTSTSITCANLGSATVVATGGVGPFSYTWMPSAQANSVATGLSPGTYTLTVFDFGNNYTYTATTLFTSLIPLTGTLNYAGSVTCNGANTATANVTNIGGGSGSVNYLWTSLTTTYTSPTPSLSAGIWSISVTDALTGCDINQSFYISQPPPLNLVLSSSSPTTCAGTSVTLSGVNSGGTPYLLGSGYTYTWTGSVINNTRTVSQAVAGTPVYTLSSRDSLNCLVSQTISVDFIQNPVLSVSNVSICPLQTGTLTANGASSYTWNGTAIGNSFADNPNVTQQYSVVGSALGCTSIATASIILKPVPFALMSSNSPICNGQNLSLFANGGQSYFWNGPVGYSSSQQYPIIAGAIPNNSGVYNLTVTAANSCTASTSNTVVVNPTPTLSAFGSTVCVTQTLNLFSNSFVGASYFWVGPNSYTSNIQNPSVANPSVIASGIYTVKATSAVGCTNTATADVTVTAVPIPTITSNSPKCFGTDLNLNGSGGTSYSWTGPVGFSSAFQNTSIYGVIVSNGGVYTLQVTTGPCINTATHVVVINPLPSFSLSSNSHVCETEKLFLNATAVSNAVSYLWQPSSVMSFTGSQSQNIVRDSAKVHFSGVYSLSVIDANSCQNSATLAVNIYTNPILSPVSTTVCLNNEATLKVSGASTYTWTGPGFYYSNQAITLIKNATSVAPSIYTVIGGAANSCTSTTTASISTTPLPTPWLSVYPATKVCLNKEISLEGFGGSSYEWKGPSNFNHNQKVFTFTLSSPSYVGSYTLIATDALGCSNSTQTSISFDPLPDGTLLGTTMDACVPFSSDFSYFSSSTTTNIATQWQINNESVIQGKNFSRPFTVAGDYIIRGTFIDTISTCANTASFVVHAREIPVADFVTSPERPVEGIDEVYFTNKSSGLELSEWNWYFINDKGKISKQENTSYFFKNAGIYPVALLIKNKWGCADTIVKAIKIETDFNVYVPNAFTPNNDNTNPTFLPVCTGIKFYELNVFNRWGNKVFQTFELNKGWDGTFNGEPCKDDVYVWQIKVSSLGGEMKILDGHVTLFR
- a CDS encoding T9SS type A sorting domain-containing protein, which encodes MKNDSYYIQIPEPCHEDWNNMQENLQGKHCETCNKSVIDFSSKTDLEINNLLLEKKGENICGHFRKSQLNRPIKIHVDLNKLPKNISTTKSFGIALFLVFGSLLFSCTDIQGQTIGKIEVKTTQTKHYAKGKIKIQSQVTRDDTIRAIDTSSTKIEIESMINGGLRYIAMPLAEDTITKAVMPPVIEAQNTSECFTMGETILTNKETFPTEKESYEFFEENTDLSVYPNPSKGEFFVQYDLSKRCDIILEILDSNGKRIKTLVDIKAQHQGKYTIPFSLLSTPDGIYLVRLLKDETEFFNELIIRK
- a CDS encoding sugar O-acetyltransferase, whose amino-acid sequence is MDSEKQKMLDGELYSPFSKELNDDRVKAKKLLHKLNVTEYLMSANSALILKELLPNAPKDIYIEPPFHCDYGYNIHCGSRVYFNVNCVVLDVMKVTIGENVLFGPGVNIYTASHPLDAKTRRTRALAKPVTIGNDCWIGGGAIICPGVTIGNGSVIGAGAVVINSIPENSLAVGNPAKVIRKLNQS
- a CDS encoding DUF1801 domain-containing protein gives rise to the protein MANKSSIQKITDTEQVTEWMLNSIYPLKPEIEKLRTIIKNSDKRISERIKWNAPSYYYMEDIVTFGPDRKGRILLVFHHPYVVKIKSDLLEGNYKDRRLAYFSDSKEVQLGKKELERIIKEIVNTIAKKVNNVDFRIE